A portion of the Microbacterium hominis genome contains these proteins:
- a CDS encoding dipeptide ABC transporter ATP-binding protein, which yields MPRTTDRPVAGSPLLQVRDVAVEFRTVGGSVKAVEGVDLDLAAGETLAIVGESGSGKSTTAMAVIGLLPGNGRVTRGSITFEGQNLVGAPESLMRTVRGGSIGLVPQDPMSNLNPVAKIGTQVAETLLAHGLATKKDVDRRVVETLAAAGLPNAAERAKQYPHEFSGGMRQRALIAIGLACNPRLLIADEPTSALDVTVQKTILDQLGRMTGELGTAVMLITHDLGLAAERAERVVVMHRGLIVEQGPAQQILEDPQHAYTRSLVNAAPSVSAARLRPEVFRTASPGIPSPDITPREGAPASVAESAPESASESAPAPAAEPVDNIVEVEGLTKVYKVRGSKEDFAAAKDVSFAIPRGETVAIVGESGSGKTTTARMMLKVVEPTAGTIRFDGQDVAALKGRALRDFRQRVQPIFQDPYSSLNPMFTIERIISEPLDFYKRGNAKQRAARVRQLLDDVALPQTMLRRYPSELSGGQRQRVAIARALALSPDLIVCDEPVSALDVLVQDQVLTLLGDLQREYGLSYLFISHDLAVVRLISDYVCVMKDGMLVEAASSEEIFTNPRDPYTRRLLASIPGNELDIAV from the coding sequence ATGCCACGCACCACCGATCGCCCCGTCGCCGGCTCGCCGCTGCTGCAGGTGCGGGATGTCGCCGTCGAGTTCCGCACCGTCGGGGGATCCGTGAAGGCGGTCGAGGGCGTGGACCTCGACCTCGCCGCCGGGGAGACGCTCGCCATCGTGGGCGAGTCGGGCTCGGGCAAGTCGACCACGGCGATGGCCGTCATCGGCCTGCTGCCCGGCAATGGCCGGGTGACGCGCGGCAGCATCACCTTCGAGGGCCAGAACCTGGTGGGCGCTCCGGAGTCGCTCATGCGCACGGTGCGCGGCGGCTCCATCGGCCTCGTGCCGCAGGATCCGATGTCGAACCTCAACCCGGTCGCGAAGATCGGCACGCAGGTCGCCGAGACGCTGCTGGCCCACGGCCTGGCCACCAAGAAGGACGTCGACCGCCGCGTGGTCGAGACGCTCGCGGCGGCGGGCCTTCCGAACGCCGCGGAACGCGCGAAGCAGTATCCGCACGAGTTCTCCGGCGGCATGCGCCAGCGCGCCCTGATCGCGATCGGCCTGGCCTGCAACCCGCGCCTGCTCATCGCCGACGAGCCCACCAGCGCCCTCGACGTCACCGTGCAGAAGACGATCCTCGACCAGCTCGGGCGCATGACCGGCGAGCTCGGCACGGCGGTGATGCTCATCACCCACGACCTGGGCCTGGCCGCCGAGCGGGCCGAGCGCGTGGTGGTCATGCACCGGGGCCTCATCGTCGAACAGGGTCCCGCCCAGCAGATCCTCGAGGACCCGCAGCACGCGTACACCCGGTCGCTCGTGAACGCGGCGCCGTCGGTGTCGGCCGCGCGCCTGCGGCCCGAGGTTTTCCGCACGGCCTCGCCCGGCATCCCCTCGCCCGACATCACCCCGCGAGAGGGCGCGCCCGCGTCGGTCGCGGAGAGCGCTCCGGAGAGCGCTTCGGAGAGCGCACCGGCGCCCGCCGCGGAGCCGGTCGACAACATCGTCGAGGTCGAAGGGCTCACCAAGGTCTACAAGGTGCGCGGCAGCAAGGAGGACTTCGCCGCCGCCAAGGACGTCTCCTTCGCCATCCCGCGCGGGGAGACCGTCGCGATCGTGGGCGAATCGGGATCGGGCAAGACCACGACCGCACGCATGATGCTGAAGGTCGTCGAACCCACGGCCGGCACGATCCGCTTCGACGGGCAGGACGTCGCGGCGCTCAAGGGCCGCGCCCTGCGCGACTTCCGCCAGCGGGTGCAGCCGATCTTCCAGGACCCGTACTCGTCGCTGAACCCCATGTTCACGATCGAGCGGATCATCTCGGAGCCCCTCGACTTCTACAAGCGCGGGAACGCGAAGCAGCGCGCCGCGCGCGTGCGACAGCTCCTCGACGATGTGGCCCTGCCCCAGACCATGCTGCGCCGCTACCCGTCGGAGCTCTCCGGCGGCCAGCGCCAGCGCGTCGCGATCGCCCGCGCGCTCGCGCTCTCCCCCGACCTCATCGTGTGCGACGAGCCCGTGTCAGCCCTCGACGTGCTCGTGCAGGACCAGGTGCTGACGCTGCTCGGCGACCTGCAGCGCGAGTACGGCCTGAGCTACCTCTTCATCTCCCACGACCTGGCCGTCGTGCGCCTCATCAGCGACTACGTGTGCGTCATGAAGGACGGGATGCTGGTGGAAGCGGCCTCCAGCGAGGAGATCTTCACCAACCCGCGCGACCCCTACACCCGGCGACTGCTGGCGTCGATCCCCGGCAACGAGCTCGACATCGCCGTCTGA
- a CDS encoding 5-oxoprolinase subunit PxpA, protein MATIDLNADLGETVGGVPTADDEAMFAVISSASIACGGHAGDAASMRAAAERARRFGVSVGAHPSYADPANFGRIARDLPPASLRAMLEVQLQSLIAAGADVRYVKPHGALYNRIVHDAAQADAVADAIASLASRLGRPLPVLGLGGAIAAAAGDRGLPFVREAFLDRGYLPDGTLVPRSRPGALLDDPDAVAARAVRLVRAGTVTAVDGSEVEVDAASLCVHGDSPAAVAMARAVRAALDAAAVEVRSPW, encoded by the coding sequence ATGGCCACGATCGACCTGAACGCCGACCTCGGCGAGACGGTGGGCGGCGTGCCGACTGCCGACGACGAGGCGATGTTCGCGGTGATCTCGAGCGCCAGCATCGCGTGCGGCGGCCACGCCGGCGACGCCGCCTCGATGCGCGCGGCCGCGGAGCGCGCGCGGCGGTTCGGCGTGTCCGTGGGGGCGCATCCGTCGTACGCCGATCCGGCCAACTTCGGGCGCATCGCCCGCGATCTGCCACCGGCGTCGCTGCGGGCGATGCTCGAGGTGCAGCTCCAGAGCCTCATCGCCGCCGGTGCCGACGTGCGCTACGTCAAGCCCCACGGGGCGCTGTACAACCGCATCGTGCACGACGCCGCGCAGGCCGACGCGGTCGCCGACGCGATCGCGTCCCTCGCGTCGCGGCTGGGCAGGCCGCTGCCGGTGCTGGGCCTGGGCGGCGCGATCGCGGCGGCGGCCGGCGACCGGGGGCTGCCGTTCGTGCGCGAGGCGTTCCTCGATCGCGGATACCTTCCCGACGGCACGCTCGTGCCGCGCTCGCGACCGGGTGCGCTCCTGGACGACCCCGACGCCGTCGCCGCGCGCGCGGTGCGGCTCGTGCGCGCCGGGACGGTGACGGCCGTCGACGGCTCCGAGGTGGAGGTGGATGCCGCGTCGCTGTGCGTCCACGGCGATTCCCCCGCCGCCGTCGCGATGGCCCGGGCGGTGCGCGCCGCGCTCGACGCGGCGGCGGTCGAGGTGCGCTCGCCGTGGTGA
- a CDS encoding DUF4062 domain-containing protein yields the protein MTGVSGPVIRTPDQRIRVFVSSTLRELADERLAVRAAVERLRLAPVMFELGARPHPPRALYRSYLSQSDVFVGIYGASYGWVAPDEDVSGLEDEYNLAPRDMPKLIYIKAVDTRDERLEELISRIRDDDTAAYLPFHDPAQLEEQVVGDLATLLAERFDESRIPPAPDAAQADEPDALSPASRLPAPYTTTIGRDADIAAIREILAAHTDRIVSLIGPGGIGKSRLAIEVARAASDLFPDEVYFVPLEGVLESGLLLPTIAYYLGIRDNGEAPLEERISRALEGRRVLIVLDNFEQIVDAAPILVRLYTSSPTVSFLVTSRVVLHVRGERVYEVRPLSTPIETLPASLDPAVRSGAVALFVDRARAFKPDFDVTADNAQDLADICRRLEGLPLGIELAAAKVRVLSPRGIAERLQQSLPLLTAAARDLPERHRTMRATIEWSVELLPDDQRDLLESLGVFATRFSLEAVEAIGAGRPWHDDAMESLAALIDASLVTQTVVEGRAVFSLLATVREYALGRLKERGDAAAVRTAHADYYVDFVRSVAPGLGGRGQVDAVFQLGLELPNLRAAVRHLVYTDRLDDAGAFAWSLLIYWWISGFFAEVRLWMLELLEKQHEHPITAHTRAVAWFFTLWGEMWQRPSEQVVAGLGECVRLFAEAGDADASAMALAARATARVQFAGADVQKAQDELDEAVQELRAHGNGWAEAITEVSLGRLAWVRGDTDTALAHLDRASDVASAGGDLFTTSVAGNLRARLNFLRGEITRAEPEFIQTLVLSVRLHFDEGVAYGLEGVCAVAAARGDAWRAAALATAAARIRHRIGVFDVEAFTVHTPHLEILRGRDPANVAAGEAAGAQLSVAEAVAMALPEAEHAGVAAALRRW from the coding sequence ATGACTGGGGTCTCAGGACCCGTGATCCGCACGCCCGACCAGCGGATCCGGGTGTTCGTGAGCTCGACCCTGCGCGAGCTCGCCGACGAGCGACTGGCCGTGCGCGCCGCGGTGGAGCGGCTGCGCCTCGCGCCTGTCATGTTCGAACTGGGCGCGCGCCCGCATCCGCCCCGCGCCCTCTACCGCTCGTATCTGTCGCAGAGCGACGTGTTCGTGGGGATCTACGGCGCCAGCTACGGCTGGGTCGCCCCCGACGAGGACGTCTCCGGCCTGGAGGACGAGTACAACCTCGCCCCGCGCGACATGCCCAAGCTCATCTACATCAAGGCGGTCGACACGCGCGACGAGCGGCTCGAGGAGCTCATCTCGCGCATCCGCGACGACGACACCGCCGCGTACCTCCCCTTCCACGATCCCGCCCAGCTCGAGGAGCAGGTGGTCGGCGATCTGGCGACCCTGCTGGCCGAGCGGTTCGACGAGTCCCGCATCCCCCCGGCACCCGACGCGGCGCAGGCGGACGAGCCGGACGCGCTCTCCCCCGCCTCGCGCCTGCCGGCCCCGTACACGACGACCATCGGGCGGGATGCCGACATCGCGGCCATCCGCGAGATCCTCGCCGCCCACACCGACCGCATCGTGAGCCTCATCGGCCCCGGCGGCATCGGCAAGAGCCGACTGGCCATCGAGGTCGCCCGCGCGGCATCCGACCTGTTCCCCGACGAGGTGTACTTCGTCCCCTTGGAGGGCGTGCTGGAGTCGGGGCTGCTGCTGCCCACGATCGCGTACTACCTCGGCATCCGCGACAACGGCGAGGCGCCGCTGGAGGAGCGCATCTCGCGCGCGCTCGAGGGGCGGCGCGTGCTGATCGTGCTCGACAACTTCGAGCAGATCGTGGATGCCGCGCCGATCCTCGTGCGCCTCTACACCAGCTCGCCCACCGTGAGCTTCCTGGTCACCAGCCGGGTCGTGCTGCACGTGCGCGGCGAGCGCGTCTACGAGGTGCGCCCGCTGAGCACCCCGATCGAGACGCTTCCGGCGAGCCTGGATCCCGCCGTGCGCTCCGGCGCGGTGGCGCTGTTCGTCGACCGCGCCCGGGCGTTCAAGCCCGACTTCGACGTGACCGCCGACAACGCGCAGGACCTCGCCGACATCTGCCGGCGACTGGAGGGGCTGCCGCTGGGGATCGAGCTGGCCGCCGCGAAGGTGCGGGTGCTGTCCCCGCGCGGGATCGCCGAGCGGCTGCAGCAGAGTCTGCCCCTGCTCACCGCCGCGGCGCGCGACCTGCCCGAGCGGCATCGCACGATGCGCGCCACGATCGAGTGGAGCGTGGAGCTGCTGCCCGACGACCAGCGCGACCTGCTCGAGTCGCTGGGCGTGTTCGCCACCCGGTTCTCGCTCGAGGCCGTCGAGGCGATCGGCGCCGGCCGCCCCTGGCACGACGATGCGATGGAGTCGCTCGCGGCGCTCATCGACGCGTCGCTGGTGACCCAGACGGTCGTCGAGGGCCGCGCGGTGTTCTCCCTGCTCGCGACGGTGCGCGAGTACGCGCTCGGGCGCCTCAAAGAGCGCGGGGATGCCGCGGCGGTGCGCACCGCGCACGCCGACTACTACGTGGACTTCGTGCGATCGGTCGCCCCGGGCCTCGGCGGCCGCGGCCAGGTCGATGCGGTGTTCCAGCTCGGGCTGGAGCTGCCGAACCTGCGCGCCGCGGTGCGGCACCTCGTGTACACCGACCGCCTCGACGACGCGGGGGCGTTCGCGTGGTCGCTGCTGATCTACTGGTGGATCTCGGGCTTCTTCGCGGAGGTGCGGCTGTGGATGCTGGAGCTGCTGGAGAAGCAGCACGAGCACCCGATCACCGCCCACACGCGGGCCGTCGCGTGGTTCTTCACGCTGTGGGGCGAGATGTGGCAGCGGCCGAGCGAACAGGTCGTGGCGGGCCTGGGCGAATGCGTGCGCCTGTTCGCCGAAGCGGGCGATGCGGATGCCTCCGCCATGGCGCTCGCGGCACGGGCGACCGCGCGCGTGCAGTTCGCCGGCGCCGACGTGCAGAAGGCACAGGACGAGCTCGACGAGGCCGTGCAGGAGCTGCGTGCGCATGGCAACGGCTGGGCCGAGGCGATCACGGAGGTCTCCCTCGGACGCCTCGCGTGGGTGCGCGGCGACACCGACACCGCGCTGGCCCACCTCGATCGCGCCAGCGACGTCGCCTCCGCCGGCGGCGACCTGTTCACCACCTCGGTGGCCGGCAACCTCCGTGCACGGCTGAACTTCCTGCGCGGCGAGATCACCCGCGCCGAGCCGGAGTTCATCCAGACCCTGGTGCTCTCGGTGCGGCTGCACTTCGACGAGGGCGTGGCCTACGGGCTCGAGGGGGTGTGCGCCGTGGCCGCGGCCCGGGGCGACGCGTGGCGGGCCGCGGCGCTGGCGACGGCGGCGGCCCGCATCCGCCACCGCATCGGCGTGTTCGACGTCGAGGCGTTCACCGTGCACACTCCGCACCTGGAGATCCTGCGCGGTCGCGACCCCGCCAACGTCGCGGCGGGCGAGGCCGCCGGTGCGCAGCTGAGCGTGGCCGAGGCGGTCGCCATGGCCCTCCCCGAGGCCGAGCACGCCGGGGTCGCCGCGGCGCTGCGCCGGTGGTGA
- the rpoB gene encoding DNA-directed RNA polymerase subunit beta: MAAALNASTTTPKNGRGASRLSFAKISDTLTVPDLLALQTESFDWLVGNDTWKARVAEAQATGRTDVSTVSGLEEIFEEISPIEDLSETMQLSFTNPYLEPEKYSIEECKERGKTYAAPLYVEAEFMNHQTGEIKTQTVFMGDFPLQTDKGTFIINGTERVVVSQLVRSPGVYFDKTPDKTSDKDIVSARVIPSRGAWLEFEIDKRDQVGVRIDRKRKQSVTVFLKALGLSSEDILNEFAGFESIEETLSKDTILTKEDALRDIYRKLRPGEQVAAEAARALLDNFYFNPKRYDLAKVGRYKINRKLGLDAQLSESVLTVEDIVATIKYLVRLHRGDVTFEGVRGGETVEIRLDVDDIDNFGNRRIRAVGELIQNQVRTGLSRMERVVRERMTTQDIEAITPQTLINVRPVVAAIKEFFGTSQLSQFMDQNNPLAGLTHKRRLSALGPGGLSRERAGVEVRDVHPSHYGRMCPIETPEGPNIGLIGSLASFARINSFGFIETPYRKVVAGKVTDQIDYLTASEESDYIVAQAGVELKADGSFAQDRVLARRGQGGEVDLFPADEIGYMDVSPRQMVSVATSLIPFLEHDDANRALMGANMQRQAVPLLRSESPVVGTGMEGYAAIDAGDVVTAEKSGVVLEVSADVVTIQLDEGGTQDYFLRKFDRSNQGTSYNQRVIVSAGERIEAGEVIADGPATEDGELALGKNLLVAFMTWEGHNFEDAIILSQDLVKDDTLSSIHIEEYEVDARDTKLGKEEITRDLPNVSPDLLKDLDERGIIRIGAEVRPGDILVGKVTPKGETELSAEERLLRAIFNEKSREVRDTSLKVPHGEQGTIIAVKEFNAEDGDDELGSGVNRRVVVYIAQKRKITEGDKLAGRHGNKGVIAKILPVEDMPFLADGTPVDVILNPLGIPGRMNFGQVLETHLGWVAKQGWKVEGNPEWAVRLPEGAREAAPGTKVATPVFDGAFEEEIAGLLDSTLPTRDGERLIDSSGKTRLYDGRSGEPFPAPISVGYMYILKLHHLVDDKIHARSTGPYSMITQQPLGGKAQFGGQRFGEMEVWALEAYGAAYALQELLTIKSDDILGRVKVYEAIVKGENIQEPGIPESFKVLMKEMQSLCLNVEVLSADGTAVNLRDTDDDAFRAAEELGINISTRFESSSIDEI; encoded by the coding sequence TTGGCTGCTGCGCTCAACGCATCCACCACCACCCCCAAGAACGGACGCGGAGCTTCCCGCCTCTCGTTCGCCAAGATCTCCGACACGCTCACGGTCCCCGACCTGCTGGCGCTGCAGACCGAGTCCTTCGATTGGCTCGTCGGCAACGACACCTGGAAGGCCCGTGTCGCCGAGGCGCAGGCCACCGGCCGCACCGACGTGTCGACGGTCTCCGGCCTCGAGGAGATCTTCGAGGAGATCTCTCCCATCGAGGACCTGAGCGAGACGATGCAGCTCTCGTTCACGAACCCCTACCTCGAGCCCGAGAAGTACTCCATCGAGGAGTGCAAGGAGCGCGGCAAGACGTACGCCGCCCCGCTCTACGTCGAGGCCGAGTTCATGAACCACCAGACCGGTGAGATCAAGACCCAGACGGTCTTCATGGGCGACTTCCCGCTCCAGACCGACAAGGGCACGTTCATCATCAACGGCACCGAGCGCGTCGTCGTGTCGCAGCTCGTCCGTTCGCCTGGCGTCTACTTCGACAAGACCCCCGACAAGACCTCCGACAAGGACATCGTGTCGGCGCGCGTCATCCCCAGCCGCGGTGCGTGGCTCGAGTTCGAGATCGACAAGCGCGACCAGGTCGGCGTGCGCATCGACCGCAAGCGCAAGCAGTCGGTCACCGTCTTCCTCAAGGCCCTGGGCCTGAGCTCGGAGGACATCCTCAACGAGTTCGCCGGCTTCGAGTCGATCGAGGAGACGCTGTCCAAGGACACGATCCTCACCAAGGAAGACGCCCTCCGCGACATCTACCGCAAGCTCCGTCCGGGCGAGCAGGTCGCCGCCGAGGCCGCCCGCGCGCTGCTGGACAACTTCTACTTCAACCCGAAGCGCTACGACCTCGCCAAGGTCGGCCGCTACAAGATCAACCGCAAGCTCGGCCTCGACGCCCAGCTCAGCGAGTCGGTCCTCACGGTCGAAGACATCGTCGCGACGATCAAGTACCTGGTCCGCCTCCACCGCGGCGACGTCACCTTCGAGGGTGTGCGCGGCGGCGAGACCGTCGAGATCCGTCTCGACGTCGACGACATCGACAACTTCGGCAACCGTCGCATCCGCGCGGTGGGCGAGCTCATCCAGAACCAGGTCCGCACCGGTCTGTCGCGCATGGAGCGCGTCGTCCGCGAGCGCATGACCACCCAGGACATCGAGGCGATCACGCCGCAGACCCTGATCAACGTGCGCCCCGTCGTCGCCGCGATCAAGGAGTTCTTCGGAACCTCGCAGCTGTCGCAGTTCATGGACCAGAACAACCCGCTCGCGGGCCTGACCCACAAGCGCCGCCTCTCGGCGCTCGGCCCCGGCGGTCTGTCGCGTGAGCGCGCCGGCGTCGAGGTCCGTGACGTGCACCCGTCGCACTACGGCCGCATGTGCCCGATCGAGACGCCGGAAGGCCCGAACATCGGTCTGATCGGCTCGCTCGCGTCGTTCGCCCGGATCAACTCGTTCGGCTTCATCGAGACGCCGTACCGCAAGGTCGTCGCCGGCAAGGTCACCGACCAGATCGACTACCTCACCGCCTCCGAGGAGAGCGACTACATCGTCGCCCAGGCCGGTGTGGAGCTCAAGGCCGACGGCTCGTTCGCGCAGGACCGCGTGCTGGCCCGTCGCGGCCAGGGTGGCGAAGTCGACCTGTTCCCCGCCGACGAGATCGGCTACATGGACGTCTCGCCGCGCCAGATGGTGTCGGTGGCGACCTCGCTCATCCCGTTCCTCGAGCACGACGACGCCAACCGCGCCCTCATGGGTGCGAACATGCAGCGTCAGGCGGTGCCGCTGCTGCGCAGCGAGTCGCCCGTGGTCGGCACCGGTATGGAGGGCTACGCCGCGATCGACGCCGGTGACGTCGTCACCGCCGAGAAGTCGGGCGTCGTGCTCGAGGTCTCGGCCGACGTCGTGACCATCCAGCTCGACGAGGGCGGCACGCAGGACTACTTCCTGCGCAAGTTCGACCGCTCCAACCAGGGCACGTCGTACAACCAGCGCGTCATCGTCTCGGCGGGCGAGCGCATCGAGGCCGGCGAGGTCATCGCCGACGGCCCGGCGACGGAGGACGGCGAGCTCGCGCTCGGCAAAAACCTCCTCGTCGCGTTCATGACGTGGGAGGGCCACAACTTCGAGGACGCCATCATCCTCAGCCAGGACCTCGTCAAGGACGACACCCTCTCATCGATCCACATCGAGGAGTACGAGGTCGACGCCCGTGACACCAAGCTCGGCAAGGAGGAGATCACCCGCGACCTCCCCAACGTCAGCCCCGACCTGCTGAAGGACCTCGACGAGCGCGGCATCATCCGCATCGGCGCCGAGGTGCGTCCCGGCGACATCCTCGTCGGCAAGGTCACGCCCAAGGGCGAGACCGAGCTGTCGGCCGAGGAGCGACTGCTGCGCGCGATCTTCAACGAGAAGAGCCGCGAGGTCCGCGACACGTCGCTGAAGGTCCCCCACGGCGAGCAGGGCACGATCATCGCCGTCAAGGAGTTCAACGCCGAGGACGGCGACGACGAGCTCGGCTCGGGCGTCAACCGCCGCGTCGTGGTCTACATCGCCCAGAAGCGCAAGATCACCGAGGGCGACAAGCTCGCCGGCCGCCACGGCAACAAGGGCGTCATCGCGAAGATCCTCCCCGTCGAGGACATGCCCTTCCTCGCCGACGGCACGCCGGTCGACGTGATCCTCAACCCGCTCGGCATCCCGGGTCGAATGAACTTCGGCCAGGTGCTCGAGACCCACCTCGGCTGGGTCGCCAAGCAGGGCTGGAAGGTCGAGGGCAACCCCGAGTGGGCCGTGCGCCTGCCCGAGGGCGCCCGGGAGGCCGCGCCCGGCACGAAGGTCGCCACCCCGGTGTTCGACGGTGCCTTCGAGGAGGAGATCGCGGGTCTGCTCGACTCGACGCTGCCCACCCGCGACGGTGAGCGCCTCATCGACTCGAGCGGCAAGACGCGCCTGTACGACGGCCGCTCCGGCGAGCCGTTCCCGGCACCGATCTCGGTCGGCTACATGTACATCCTGAAGCTGCACCACCTCGTGGACGACAAGATCCACGCGCGCTCGACGGGTCCCTACTCGATGATCACCCAGCAGCCGCTCGGTGGTAAGGCGCAGTTCGGCGGCCAGCGCTTCGGTGAGATGGAGGTGTGGGCCCTCGAGGCCTACGGCGCCGCGTACGCGCTCCAGGAGCTCCTCACGATCAAGTCCGACGACATCCTCGGCCGCGTCAAGGTCTACGAGGCGATCGTCAAGGGCGAGAACATCCAGGAGCCCGGCATCCCCGAGTCGTTCAAGGTCCTCATGAAGGAGATGCAGTCGCTCTGCCTGAACGTCGAGGTGCTCTCGGCCGACGGCACGGCGGTGAACCTCCGCGACACCGATGACGACGCCTTCCGCGCAGCGGAGGAGCTCGGCATCAACATCTCCACCCGGTTCGAGTCGTCGTCGATCGACGAGATCTGA